TAAAAACAAGTGGATTAAAATACACAAAACAAAGAGAAAGTTTATTAAAATTACTTTATAACAATGACGAACACTGCACTCCAGATGAACTTTATGAAGCATTAAAAGAAATGGATCCTAATCAAAACATAGGTATCGCAACAATTTATAGAACTTTAAATCTTTTAGAAGAATCAGGAATGGTAACTTCAATTTCTTTTGGAACTGCAGGTAAAAAATTTGAGCTTGCAAACAAGCCACACCACGACCATATGATTTGTAAATCTTGTAATAAAATTATAGAATTTCAAGATGATATAGTAGAGCAAAGGCAATTAAAAATTGCAAAAGAACATGGTTTTAAACTATCAAGCCATTTAATGCAATTATATGGAACTTGCAAAGAA
This is a stretch of genomic DNA from Campylobacter sp. RM12651. It encodes these proteins:
- a CDS encoding Fur family transcriptional regulator, with the translated sequence MENMEYDVLLEEFKKILKTSGLKYTKQRESLLKLLYNNDEHCTPDELYEALKEMDPNQNIGIATIYRTLNLLEESGMVTSISFGTAGKKFELANKPHHDHMICKSCNKIIEFQDDIVEQRQLKIAKEHGFKLSSHLMQLYGTCKECQKK